In Panthera uncia isolate 11264 unplaced genomic scaffold, Puncia_PCG_1.0 HiC_scaffold_1778, whole genome shotgun sequence, a genomic segment contains:
- the LOC125917381 gene encoding cyclic nucleotide-gated cation channel alpha-4, whose translation MSQESKVKTTESSPPAPSKARKLLPVLDPSGDYYYWWLNTMVFPVMYNLIIIVCRACFPDLQHSYLVAWLVLDYTSDLLYLLDIVVRFHTGFLDQGILVVDKGRISSRYVRTWSFLLDLASLMPTDVAYVQLGLHTPMLRLNRFLRVPRLFEAFDRTETRTAYPNAFRITKLMLYIFVVIHWNSCLYFALSRYLGFGRDAWVYPDPAQPGFERLRRQYLYSFYFSTLILTTVGDTPLPAREEEYLFMVGDFLLAVMGFATIMGSMSSVIYNMNTADAAFYPDHALVKKYMKQQHVNHRLERRVIDWYQHLQINKKMTNEVAILQHLPERLRAEVAVSVHLSTLSRVQIFQNCEASLLEELVLKLQPQTYSPGEYVCRKGDIGREMYIIREGQLAVVADDGVTQYAVLGAGLYFGEISIINIKGNMSGNRRTANIKSLGYSDLFCLSKEDLREVLSEYPQAQVVMEEKGREILLKMNKLDVNAEAAEIALQEATESRLRGLDQQLDDLQTKFARLLAELESSALKIAYRIERLEWQTREWPMPEELAEADDEGEPGEGTSQGGEGRSAQEGPPDPE comes from the exons ATGAGCCAGGAGAGCAAAGTGAAGACGACAGAGTccagcccccctgccccatccAAGGCCAG GAAGTTGTTGCCTGTCCTAGACCCATCTGGGGATTACTACTACTGGTGGCTGAATACAATGGTCTTCCCAGTGATGTATAACCTCATCATCATCGTGTGCAG agcctgctttcctGACTTGCAACACAGTTATCTGGTGGCCTGGTTAGTACTGGACTACACAAGTGACCTTCTATACCTACTGGACATCGTGGTGCGCTTTCACACAG gattCTTAGACCAGGGCATCCTGGTGGTGGACAAGGGTAGGATTTCAAGTCGCTATGTTCGCACCTGGAGCTTCCTGTTGGACCTGGCATCCCTGATGCCCACAGATGTGGCCTACGTGCAGCTGGGCTTGCACACCCCTATGCTGAGGCTGAACCGATTTCTGCGTGTGCCTCGCCTCTTTGAGGCCTTTGACCGCACAGAGACCCGCACGGCTTACCCAAATGCATTTCGCATCACCAAACTGAtgctttacatttttgttgttatccATTGGAATAGCTGCCTATACTTTGCCCTATCCCGGTACCTGGGCTTCGGGCGTGACGCCTGGGTGTACCCTGATCCCGCACAGCCTGGCTTTGAGCGTCTGCGGCGCCAGTACCTCTATAGCTTTTACTTCTCCACCCTGATCCTGACCACTGTGGGCGATACACCACTGCCAGCACGGGAGGAGGAGTATCTCTTCATGGTGGGTGACTTCCTGTTGGCTGTCATGGGTTTTGCCACCATCATGGGTAGCATGAGCTCTGTCATCTACAATATGAACACTGCAGATGCGGCTTTCTACCCAGACCATGCACTGGTGAAGAAGTACATGAAGCAGCAGCACGTCAACCACCGGCTGGAGCGGCGAGTTATTGACTG GTACCAGCACCTGCAGATCAACAAGAAGATGACCAACGAGGTAGCCATCTTACAGCATTTGCCTGAGCGGTTGCGGGCCGAAGTGGCTGTGTCTGTACACCTATCTACTCTGAGCCGGGTGCAGatcttccagaactgtgaggccAGCCTGCTGGAGGAGCTGGTGCTGAAGCTGCAGCCCCAGACCTATTCACCGGGCGAATATGTCTGCCGCAAGGGGGACATTGGCCGGGAGATGTATATCATCCGTGAAGGTCAGTTGGCCGTGGTGGCAGATGATGGTGTCACCCAGTACGCTGTGCTTGGTGCAGGGCTCTACTTTGGGGAGATCAGCATCATCAACATCAAAG GAAACATGTCTGGGAACCGCCGCacagccaacatcaagagtctaGGTTATTCAGACCTGTTTTGCCTGAGCAAGGAGGACCTGAGGGAAGTCCTGAGCGAGTATCCACAGGCCCAGGTCGTCATGGAGGAAAAGGGCCGTGAGATCCTGCTCAAAATGAACAAGTTGGATGTAAATGCCGAGGCAGCCGAGATTGCCCTACAGGAAGCCACAGAGTCCCGGCTGCGAGGCCTTGACCAGCAACTCGATGATCTACAGACCAAGTTTGCTCGCCTCCTGGCTGAGCTGGAGTCCAGCGCACTCAAGATTGCTTATCGCATCGAACGGCTAGAGTGGCAGACTCGAGAGTGGCCAATGCCTGAGGAACTGGCTGAGGCTGATGATGAGGGCGAGCCTGGGGAGGGAACCTCTCAGGGTGGAGAGGGCAGGAGTGCCCAGGAGGGACCCCCAGACCCAGAGTGA